A window from Thermoanaerobacterales bacterium encodes these proteins:
- a CDS encoding FAD-dependent oxidoreductase, whose protein sequence is MLRHRPARTIILIAILLILALAGCGARPPAGPPASPRTGANPPAPPPVPETRHDLVVYGGSFAGCAAVAQAAYRLPADRTVALVVPESALGSIGTVGGQNYFDIRRWKGRLVTQGSFRRWLDAYGQGYPTAAMAEILKQDLLCLGGDRVTILFRHEVESVGTAAGGRITHVDVRPVARDPESLEIHWAGPPRRLSAALFIDASDTGRLTRLAGVPVTSGRYDRAGDNYQQTATLMFKVRGLDVDAALAYRDPSGGADFKYGRDADLSLLGWGGGRFVWQRDPVIRQYNKQSDRFTTKPYNIAEDAGGTWWINTLMIHKVDGRLQALDRGTPRWPADAPPDAWDTDTAYRMAVAEIQSPAFLAALRRFPGFENVELVRDENGRPVVGEVLYLRETVHAVTDRAAISSDSSGTNYIVTPRLVRAAGAAGARGEDGKRYAERVGLAFYSVDLHAYVKGGRQENELLLKRGGDPPNPFYVPWPALTTPYAPNLIIPGYAQRTASEPWGEMRVIPNLCVCGDAAGAGAAYCLVRGRDPAALTPADLAEIRRMLATWPGRAARLEK, encoded by the coding sequence ATGCTGCGACACCGGCCGGCCCGCACCATAATCCTGATCGCCATCCTGCTGATCCTGGCCCTCGCGGGCTGCGGCGCCCGCCCGCCCGCCGGCCCGCCGGCCAGCCCACGCACAGGCGCCAATCCCCCGGCCCCGCCGCCGGTTCCCGAGACGCGCCACGACCTGGTCGTCTACGGCGGCAGCTTCGCCGGCTGCGCCGCGGTCGCCCAGGCCGCCTACCGGCTGCCGGCCGACCGCACCGTCGCCCTCGTCGTCCCCGAGAGCGCCCTGGGCTCCATCGGCACCGTCGGGGGGCAAAACTACTTCGACATCCGCCGCTGGAAGGGCCGCCTCGTCACCCAGGGCAGCTTCCGCCGCTGGCTGGACGCCTACGGCCAGGGCTACCCGACCGCCGCCATGGCCGAAATCCTTAAGCAGGACCTCCTCTGCCTCGGCGGCGACCGCGTTACGATCCTCTTCCGCCACGAGGTCGAGAGCGTGGGTACGGCTGCCGGCGGGCGGATCACCCACGTCGACGTGCGCCCGGTCGCCCGGGATCCGGAAAGCCTGGAGATCCACTGGGCCGGCCCCCCGCGCCGCCTGAGCGCCGCCCTCTTCATCGACGCCTCGGACACCGGCCGCCTGACCCGCCTGGCCGGCGTCCCCGTGACCTCCGGCCGCTATGACCGCGCCGGGGACAACTACCAGCAGACGGCCACCCTGATGTTTAAGGTCCGGGGCCTCGACGTCGACGCCGCCCTCGCCTACCGCGACCCGTCCGGCGGCGCCGACTTCAAGTACGGGCGGGACGCCGACCTCAGCCTCCTGGGCTGGGGCGGCGGACGCTTCGTCTGGCAGCGCGACCCGGTGATCAGACAGTACAACAAACAGAGCGACCGTTTCACCACCAAGCCCTACAACATCGCCGAGGACGCCGGCGGCACCTGGTGGATCAACACCCTCATGATCCACAAGGTCGACGGCCGTCTGCAGGCCCTCGACCGCGGCACCCCCCGCTGGCCCGCCGACGCCCCGCCGGACGCCTGGGACACCGACACCGCCTACCGCATGGCGGTGGCCGAGATCCAGTCCCCCGCATTCCTGGCCGCCCTGCGGCGCTTCCCCGGCTTCGAGAACGTAGAGCTGGTGCGCGACGAGAACGGGCGCCCGGTGGTCGGCGAGGTCCTCTACCTGCGCGAGACCGTCCACGCCGTCACCGACCGCGCCGCGATCAGCAGCGATTCCAGCGGAACCAACTACATCGTCACCCCCCGCCTGGTGCGCGCCGCCGGAGCCGCCGGGGCGCGGGGCGAGGACGGCAAGCGCTACGCCGAGCGCGTCGGCCTCGCCTTTTACAGCGTCGACCTGCACGCCTACGTCAAGGGCGGCCGGCAGGAGAACGAACTGCTCCTCAAGCGCGGCGGCGACCCGCCCAACCCCTTCTACGTGCCCTGGCCCGCCCTGACCACACCCTACGCCCCGAACCTCATCATCCCCGGCTACGCCCAACGCACCGCATCCGAGCCCTGGGGCGAGATGCGCGTCATCCCCAATCTCTGCGTCTGCGGGGACGCCGCCGGCGCCGGCGCCGCCTACTGCCTGGTCCGCGGCCGCGACCCGGCCGCCCTCACCCCCGCCGACCTGGCCGAGATCCGCCGGATGCTGGCCACCTGGCCGGGCCGCGCCGCCCGCCTGGAAAAGTAA
- a CDS encoding efflux RND transporter permease subunit — MKIAHWSVRRPVTVMMVMLAIIILGLVSFGRLAIDLLPRMNLPYAVVVTSYPGAGPQEVEQMVSKPLEQAVGSVENVKDILSTSQAGSSMVMVGFDWGTDMNFATLQMREKIDLYKGLLPKDVESPMVMKADVSMMPAVIYGVTGDQDLATLKRTLDEVVKPRLERLEGVASVSIQGGEEREIQVLVDPAKLYGYGLSLSQVTQALGMSNLNQSGGTVQEGSKDFLIRVPGEFRDLKDIQDTVINTPTGAAVRLMDVAEVRDGIKDQTTVSRLNGKPSLAIVVSKQPTANTVSVVREVRKAVAELEKSVPGGLSFIPAFDQAEFIESSINGLVRDVFAGGFLAVLAIFLFLRNIRTTLIIATSIPVAVIGAFTLVYFTGGTLNMLTLGGLALGIGMIVDDAIVVLENIYRRRQGGRDLIDAATFGADEVGGAVLGATTTGIAVFVPVIFVQGLTSELFGPLALTVSFALVASYLVAMTLIPVLSSRLLYLDGKGEPRGIVRRALKGFGSRLDGLNARYGRLLDWGLKRRRRVVGIAAALFFGSLFLVPVVGTEFMPKMDEGIVSITIRMPRGSSLEATDRVVTRVEEMARAVPEIETAMVTLGVGSQEERSGFGGGSTDRAMIDLMLKDKSERQRSAEQVADQFRRELARFPGIEYNVTSESGMFSTGGGGGLQIKLKGDDLAALERLADQAVALLKQVPGTREVESSLAEGRPEVEIVVDRDRAGAHGLSVAHIASAVRTSVQGEVATLYRVGGDEIDVRVRLAGDAREDVADLEDLLITAPSGEQVPLRDVAELRVGEGPTTISRENQARVVTISGKLVGRDLGSVIKDAQARLAGLPLPPGYTIEYGGEAEEMAETFGNLSIALILAVVLVYMVLAVQFESLVSPLAIMFSVPVSLTGVVLGLLLTGKHFSVPAFIGAIVCVGVVVKNAIVLVDYINILRARGMEREEAIRTAGPIRLRPILMTAFATVFAMLPLALGLGEGGEMHSPLAVVVIGGLIFSTLVSLLLVPVMYSILDDFGRWAMRRLGLSRPPEETVLS; from the coding sequence ATGAAAATCGCCCATTGGTCCGTCCGCCGCCCGGTGACGGTGATGATGGTCATGCTGGCCATCATCATCCTCGGGCTGGTCTCCTTCGGACGACTCGCCATCGACCTGCTCCCCCGCATGAACCTGCCCTACGCGGTGGTCGTCACCAGCTATCCCGGGGCGGGGCCCCAGGAAGTGGAGCAGATGGTCTCCAAGCCCTTGGAACAGGCCGTCGGGAGCGTGGAAAACGTCAAGGACATCCTTTCCACGTCCCAGGCCGGGTCGTCCATGGTTATGGTCGGTTTCGACTGGGGCACCGACATGAACTTCGCCACTCTGCAGATGCGGGAGAAAATCGACCTCTACAAAGGCCTGCTTCCCAAAGACGTCGAATCCCCGATGGTGATGAAGGCCGACGTCTCTATGATGCCCGCGGTCATCTACGGCGTCACCGGGGACCAGGACCTGGCGACCCTGAAGCGGACCCTGGACGAGGTCGTCAAGCCGCGCCTGGAGAGGCTGGAGGGCGTAGCCTCGGTTTCCATCCAGGGCGGGGAGGAGCGGGAGATCCAGGTTCTGGTCGACCCGGCCAAGTTATACGGCTACGGCCTTTCCCTTTCCCAGGTCACCCAGGCCCTGGGGATGTCCAACCTCAACCAGTCCGGGGGCACGGTGCAGGAAGGCAGTAAGGACTTCCTGATCCGCGTCCCGGGAGAGTTCCGCGACCTGAAGGACATCCAGGATACGGTGATCAACACCCCCACGGGGGCGGCCGTGCGCCTGATGGACGTCGCCGAGGTGCGGGACGGTATCAAGGACCAGACCACGGTCAGCCGCCTGAACGGCAAGCCGAGCCTGGCCATTGTCGTCTCCAAGCAGCCGACGGCGAACACGGTCAGCGTGGTGCGCGAGGTGCGCAAAGCCGTTGCCGAACTGGAGAAGAGCGTGCCCGGCGGGTTGAGTTTCATTCCGGCCTTCGACCAGGCGGAGTTCATCGAGTCTTCGATCAACGGGCTGGTCAGGGATGTCTTTGCCGGCGGTTTCCTGGCCGTCCTGGCGATCTTCCTCTTCCTGCGCAATATCCGCACGACCCTGATCATTGCCACCTCGATCCCCGTGGCCGTGATCGGCGCCTTTACACTGGTCTACTTTACCGGCGGCACGCTCAACATGCTTACCCTGGGCGGGCTGGCCCTGGGGATCGGCATGATTGTCGATGACGCCATCGTCGTCCTGGAGAACATCTACCGCCGGCGTCAGGGCGGGCGGGACCTGATTGACGCCGCCACCTTCGGCGCCGACGAGGTCGGCGGGGCGGTCCTGGGGGCGACGACCACCGGGATCGCCGTCTTCGTGCCGGTCATCTTCGTCCAGGGCCTGACCTCGGAGCTTTTCGGGCCGCTGGCCCTCACCGTTTCCTTCGCTCTGGTGGCGTCCTACCTGGTGGCCATGACCCTGATCCCCGTGCTCTCGTCACGGCTGCTGTACCTGGACGGGAAAGGGGAGCCGCGGGGCATTGTGCGGCGGGCGCTCAAGGGCTTCGGCAGCCGCCTCGACGGGCTGAACGCCCGCTACGGACGGCTGCTCGACTGGGGGCTCAAGCGCCGCCGGCGGGTGGTGGGCATCGCCGCCGCCCTTTTCTTCGGCAGCCTGTTCCTGGTGCCGGTGGTGGGGACGGAGTTCATGCCCAAGATGGACGAGGGCATCGTGAGCATCACGATCCGGATGCCCCGTGGTTCCAGCCTGGAAGCGACCGACAGGGTGGTGACCCGGGTCGAGGAGATGGCCCGGGCTGTCCCTGAGATCGAGACGGCGATGGTCACCCTCGGCGTCGGCAGCCAGGAGGAACGCTCCGGGTTTGGCGGAGGCAGCACGGACCGGGCGATGATCGACCTGATGCTGAAGGACAAGAGCGAGCGACAGCGTTCGGCGGAGCAGGTGGCCGACCAGTTCCGCCGGGAGTTGGCCCGCTTTCCTGGCATTGAGTATAACGTTACGAGCGAGAGCGGGATGTTCAGTACGGGTGGCGGCGGCGGCCTGCAGATCAAGTTGAAGGGCGACGACCTGGCGGCCCTGGAGCGCCTGGCCGACCAGGCGGTGGCCCTTTTGAAGCAGGTCCCGGGCACGCGCGAGGTGGAGTCCAGCCTGGCGGAGGGGCGCCCGGAGGTCGAGATCGTTGTTGACCGGGACCGCGCCGGGGCCCACGGTCTCTCGGTCGCCCATATCGCCTCGGCCGTCCGTACGTCCGTGCAGGGCGAGGTGGCCACGCTTTACCGCGTCGGCGGGGACGAGATCGATGTCCGCGTGCGGCTGGCGGGGGACGCGCGGGAGGACGTCGCCGACCTGGAAGACCTGCTGATCACCGCCCCGAGCGGGGAGCAGGTGCCCCTCCGTGACGTGGCCGAGCTGCGCGTGGGCGAGGGCCCGACGACCATCAGCCGCGAGAACCAGGCGCGGGTGGTGACCATCAGCGGGAAACTGGTCGGGCGCGACCTGGGGAGCGTGATTAAGGACGCCCAGGCCAGGTTGGCCGGCCTGCCGCTGCCTCCCGGCTACACCATCGAGTACGGCGGCGAGGCCGAGGAGATGGCCGAGACCTTCGGCAACCTGAGCATCGCCCTGATCCTGGCCGTGGTGCTGGTTTATATGGTTTTGGCGGTGCAGTTCGAGTCCCTTGTTTCGCCGCTGGCGATTATGTTTTCGGTGCCTGTGTCGCTGACCGGCGTGGTCCTGGGGCTCCTGCTTACGGGGAAGCACTTCTCCGTGCCGGCCTTCATCGGCGCCATCGTCTGCGTCGGCGTAGTGGTCAAGAACGCCATCGTGCTCGTGGACTACATCAATATCCTGCGGGCCCGGGGGATGGAGCGCGAGGAAGCGATCCGCACCGCCGGCCCGATACGGCTTCGGCCCATCCTGATGACGGCCTTCGCCACGGTGTTCGCCATGCTGCCCCTGGCCCTCGGGCTGGGGGAGGGCGGCGAGATGCATTCGCCGTTGGCGGTGGTCGTGATCGGCGGCCTGATCTTCTCGACCCTCGTCAGCTTGCTCCTGGTGCCGGTGATGTACAGTATCCTGGACGATTTCGGGCGCTGGGCAATGCGGCGTTTGGGCTTGAGCCGGCCGCCGGAGGAAACGGTTTTAAGTTAG
- a CDS encoding heme o synthase, translating into MEDRPTNLSAAPVIRPAVGLSTWDVLWAYVQVTKPVSVLLLVFTALAVMVVAMAGHPFSGAQFALALAAVTLACAGANAVSCYVDRDLDVAMGRTRRRPVPSGRIYPPVRALYWGLFLFIVSLLLAWRLNWVAWACLWGGMLGYVGVYSVWLKRKNSWNIILGGFSGGLPALFGWAAVTGEVSLLALLIAALVVLWIPNHIWSLAIFYRDEYAKVKVPMLPVVCDIKKALHCLLMTVIMMAACSVLIYFAGDWGPVYLATALALGAATLALSAHVYRRPTRRAAWTLFKFSSPYLFFLFLAMMVDTWLF; encoded by the coding sequence GTGGAAGACAGGCCGACGAATCTGAGCGCGGCCCCGGTGATCCGGCCGGCCGTGGGGCTTTCCACGTGGGACGTGCTCTGGGCCTACGTCCAGGTGACGAAGCCGGTCTCGGTCTTGCTGCTGGTGTTTACGGCGCTGGCGGTGATGGTCGTGGCCATGGCCGGCCATCCCTTCAGCGGCGCCCAGTTCGCTCTGGCCCTGGCGGCGGTGACCCTGGCCTGCGCCGGCGCGAACGCCGTCAGCTGCTATGTGGACCGTGACCTGGACGTTGCCATGGGGCGCACCCGCCGCCGCCCGGTGCCCTCGGGACGTATCTACCCGCCGGTGCGCGCCCTTTATTGGGGACTCTTCCTCTTTATCGTCTCCCTGCTCCTGGCCTGGCGGTTGAACTGGGTGGCCTGGGCCTGCCTCTGGGGCGGGATGCTGGGCTACGTCGGCGTCTACAGCGTCTGGCTGAAGCGCAAGAACTCCTGGAACATCATCCTCGGCGGCTTTTCCGGGGGGCTGCCCGCGCTGTTCGGCTGGGCGGCGGTGACCGGGGAGGTCTCCCTCCTGGCCCTGCTCATCGCGGCCCTGGTGGTCCTCTGGATACCGAACCACATCTGGAGCCTGGCCATCTTTTACCGTGACGAGTACGCCAAGGTCAAGGTGCCCATGCTCCCGGTGGTCTGCGACATCAAGAAGGCTCTGCACTGCCTGCTGATGACCGTGATCATGATGGCCGCCTGCTCGGTCCTCATCTATTTCGCCGGCGACTGGGGCCCGGTCTACCTCGCCACCGCCCTCGCCCTCGGTGCGGCCACCCTGGCCCTCAGCGCCCATGTCTACCGGCGTCCCACGCGCCGCGCGGCCTGGACGCTCTTCAAGTTCTCCAGCCCCTACCTCTTTTTCCTCTTCCTCGCCATGATGGTCGACACCTGGCTCTTCTAA
- a CDS encoding MarR family transcriptional regulator produces MDNDRRNLYLREAEELIARLFRQMHSRHMRYIPQGLTMSQFAMCKIMHHRGRATVSELAEELGVSLSAITAAADRLCEAGLAARERDAADRRVVWLSLTEHGQRVMDEALKRWQDALRGCFGRLPLEDLKAMLEICRKLLRLVEESPSGQSAKA; encoded by the coding sequence TTGGATAACGACCGGCGCAACCTCTATCTGCGTGAGGCGGAGGAGCTCATCGCCCGGCTTTTCCGGCAGATGCATAGCCGGCACATGCGGTACATTCCACAAGGTCTGACGATGAGCCAGTTCGCGATGTGCAAGATAATGCACCATCGGGGACGGGCGACCGTTTCAGAACTGGCGGAGGAACTGGGTGTGTCTCTGAGCGCCATCACGGCGGCGGCCGACCGGCTCTGCGAGGCCGGCCTGGCGGCGCGGGAGCGCGACGCGGCGGACCGGCGGGTGGTCTGGTTGAGCCTGACGGAGCATGGGCAGAGGGTGATGGATGAGGCTCTGAAGCGGTGGCAGGATGCCCTGCGCGGGTGTTTCGGGCGCCTGCCCCTGGAGGACCTGAAGGCTATGTTGGAGATCTGCAGGAAACTTTTGCGGTTGGTTGAAGAGAGTCCTTCCGGTCAGTCCGCAAAGGCCTGA
- a CDS encoding efflux RND transporter periplasmic adaptor subunit — MAKEKMKVVIWAVLALMILSLGGITYYYWYENRHYVKTEDAYLDAALVRVSPLVSGKILELYADEGQRVEAGQAMARLDDAALPPGTNPDLTVVRAPAAGTVVKKMANEGEMAVPGQAMFMIADLDNVYLTVNVEEKKLDRVRPGQRVDFTLDGVPGRTFRGTVDSVGRATASTFSLLPSRSTSGTFIKVVQRVPVKVVFPVPQDTELTVGMSAAVRIHLKG; from the coding sequence ATGGCCAAAGAAAAAATGAAGGTCGTCATCTGGGCGGTGCTGGCCCTGATGATTCTGTCCCTTGGCGGGATCACCTACTATTACTGGTACGAAAACCGCCATTACGTCAAGACCGAGGACGCCTATCTGGACGCCGCTCTGGTTCGGGTCAGCCCGCTGGTGTCCGGAAAAATCCTGGAGCTTTACGCCGACGAGGGCCAGAGGGTCGAAGCCGGTCAGGCAATGGCGCGGCTCGATGACGCCGCCTTGCCGCCGGGGACCAACCCCGACCTGACGGTGGTGCGCGCCCCGGCGGCCGGGACGGTCGTAAAAAAGATGGCCAATGAGGGCGAGATGGCGGTCCCCGGCCAGGCGATGTTTATGATCGCCGACCTGGATAACGTGTACCTCACGGTGAACGTGGAGGAAAAGAAGCTGGACCGGGTGCGGCCCGGGCAGCGGGTGGACTTCACCCTGGACGGCGTCCCGGGGCGGACCTTCCGCGGCACGGTGGACAGCGTCGGCCGGGCCACGGCGTCCACCTTCTCCCTCCTGCCCTCGCGGAGCACCAGCGGGACCTTCATCAAGGTCGTGCAGCGGGTGCCGGTGAAGGTCGTCTTCCCGGTTCCGCAGGATACCGAACTCACGGTCGGGATGAGCGCCGCGGTCCGGATCCACCTGAAGGGATAG
- a CDS encoding efflux RND transporter periplasmic adaptor subunit — MDRPKRLVLAAVLGLLVLGLVLAGCGQKGQNEAAKDQAVPVAVAEVTKGRLDRGDILTGKVAAAVEVNLVPKMAGKVGQVLVDVGDRVKAGQVVLRLDAPEMAAAVTLAESGLRQAEINFDSAKKNYERGKLLLEQQAIAPAEFENAYQKPYDLAKEAYDRTAPAQLAQARANYENTILTTPVTGVVTARNVNPGELASPSMPVLTIVNIDAVFVETTASEEQINRLKPGQEVTVRIKAAGDQSFKGTIATVSPAADPQTRAYPVKVRIANPDGVLKPGMFATIDLGGGGETLMVPRDAVVFRGEKSTVFVVEGNQAKVREVTVGESDGRNIAVISGLEAGEKVVVSGQSVLNDGAKILVADQEAKR; from the coding sequence GTGGATAGACCGAAACGGCTGGTGTTGGCGGCCGTACTCGGGCTTCTGGTGCTGGGCCTGGTCCTGGCGGGCTGCGGCCAGAAGGGGCAGAATGAGGCCGCGAAGGACCAGGCGGTGCCGGTGGCGGTGGCCGAGGTGACCAAGGGCCGCCTGGACCGGGGCGATATCCTGACCGGCAAGGTGGCCGCCGCGGTGGAAGTCAACCTGGTGCCCAAGATGGCGGGGAAGGTCGGCCAGGTGCTGGTCGATGTCGGTGACCGGGTAAAGGCCGGGCAGGTCGTGCTGCGGCTGGACGCCCCCGAGATGGCGGCGGCGGTGACCCTCGCCGAGTCCGGCCTGCGCCAGGCGGAAATCAATTTCGATTCGGCGAAGAAGAACTACGAACGGGGCAAGCTCTTGCTGGAGCAGCAGGCCATCGCTCCGGCCGAGTTCGAGAACGCGTACCAGAAGCCCTACGATCTGGCCAAGGAGGCCTATGATCGCACCGCTCCCGCGCAGCTTGCCCAGGCCCGGGCCAACTATGAGAACACTATCCTGACCACTCCCGTGACGGGCGTGGTCACCGCGCGGAACGTGAACCCGGGTGAGTTGGCCTCGCCGTCGATGCCGGTGCTGACGATCGTGAACATCGACGCGGTGTTCGTGGAAACCACGGCCTCGGAGGAGCAGATCAACCGTCTCAAGCCCGGGCAGGAAGTCACGGTCCGGATAAAGGCCGCGGGCGATCAGAGCTTTAAGGGGACGATCGCCACGGTGAGCCCGGCGGCCGATCCTCAGACCAGGGCTTATCCGGTCAAGGTGCGGATCGCCAACCCGGACGGCGTCTTGAAGCCCGGGATGTTCGCCACTATCGATCTCGGCGGCGGCGGGGAGACGCTCATGGTCCCGCGCGACGCCGTGGTCTTCCGCGGAGAAAAGAGCACTGTCTTTGTCGTTGAGGGCAATCAGGCCAAGGTGCGTGAGGTGACCGTCGGCGAGTCCGACGGGAGGAACATTGCCGTGATCTCCGGTCTTGAGGCTGGAGAAAAGGTGGTCGTCTCCGGGCAGAGTGTCCTCAATGACGGGGCGAAGATCCTGGTGGCCGACCAGGAGGCTAAGCGCTGA
- a CDS encoding diguanylate cyclase, protein MKALVADDSATVRVVLRASLSQWGFEVALARDGNEAWDVLQGENPPSIAVLDLVMPGVDGLELCRRIRSRPKGNYIYVIILTARNNKEALVAGFEAGADDYIKKPFDLEELRYRLQSGRRVIELEREVRRLAATDFLTGLLNRRFFMDRLETEINRAARENINLSLVITDIDHFKRVNDTWGHQAGDLVLREFAACLTSLCRPYDFTGRYGGEEFIICLPRTDCDQAAAVAERMRAGIERLSVPLAAGACVSVTSSFGVASLAGPEAQDIDSLINQADKALYRAKAEGRNRVCVLTRGLT, encoded by the coding sequence ATGAAAGCCCTGGTCGCCGACGACTCCGCCACCGTGCGCGTAGTCCTGCGGGCCTCTTTGAGCCAGTGGGGGTTCGAAGTTGCCCTCGCCAGGGACGGTAACGAGGCCTGGGACGTGCTGCAGGGAGAGAACCCCCCCAGCATCGCCGTCCTTGACCTCGTGATGCCGGGCGTCGACGGGCTGGAGCTGTGCCGCAGGATTAGGAGCCGCCCGAAGGGCAATTACATCTACGTCATCATCCTGACCGCCCGGAACAACAAGGAGGCCCTGGTCGCGGGCTTCGAAGCGGGGGCCGACGACTACATCAAGAAGCCGTTCGACCTGGAAGAACTGCGGTACCGTCTGCAGAGCGGGCGAAGGGTTATCGAGCTGGAGCGGGAGGTCCGGCGCCTCGCGGCCACCGACTTCCTTACGGGCCTGCTGAACAGGCGGTTCTTCATGGACCGCCTGGAGACCGAGATCAACCGGGCGGCCCGGGAGAACATCAACCTCTCCCTTGTCATCACCGATATCGATCACTTTAAGAGGGTCAACGACACCTGGGGCCACCAGGCCGGTGACCTCGTATTGCGCGAGTTCGCAGCCTGCCTCACCTCGCTCTGCCGGCCTTACGACTTCACCGGCCGCTACGGGGGCGAGGAGTTCATCATCTGCCTGCCCAGGACGGACTGCGACCAGGCGGCCGCTGTCGCCGAGCGCATGCGCGCCGGCATTGAGCGCCTAAGCGTGCCCCTCGCCGCCGGCGCATGTGTCAGCGTGACCTCCAGCTTCGGCGTGGCCTCGCTCGCCGGACCCGAGGCCCAGGACATTGACTCGCTGATCAACCAGGCCGACAAAGCCCTCTACCGCGCCAAGGCGGAGGGGCGAAACCGGGTCTGCGTTTTAACCAGGGGTTTAACTTAG
- a CDS encoding DHA2 family efflux MFS transporter permease subunit encodes MRQDEAHIPWLSLSVLVLGGFMAMLQASAVNVAIPRLMAVFNTSAGEIQWVLTAYMLVSGVVIPVSGYLGDRFGYKRVYILALVLFMLGSGLAGLSWNVNSIIAARVIQAVGGGIVMPISMALLYRMVPIQKIGVALGTLGLAFVMAPAIGPTVGGYIVDYLGWRLVFYLNLPVGLIALPLTVLLLPSTPGRDGLKFDLPGFVLAVTGCFCLLLALTKGADWGWGSQGIVTLFVTAIFTLTLFTLWELASPEPMLDVRLFTNPVLTMSTLATGLASVALFGAVFLVPLYTQNVQGYSPLQTGLILLPAALVSGVIMPFAGRLFDRLGAAPLGVMGLSVVTVTTYLLHALTPDMPARHLQYILAVRSVGLGLCMMPISTAGMNTVPKALVGQASALTNTVRQIAASFGIAYMTHVLVTRQAFHAERLAEAVAVGTPSAAAVQQLGALGGGPGVALSAVDGLVQRQAMVAGMGETFLVAAALAAATIPFIFFLGKRRVEATRYREEEKWRAWGGRAAVGAARRAPAVETG; translated from the coding sequence ATGCGTCAGGACGAAGCGCATATCCCCTGGCTATCCCTTTCCGTCCTTGTCCTGGGCGGGTTTATGGCCATGCTGCAGGCCAGCGCGGTCAACGTAGCCATCCCCCGTCTGATGGCCGTCTTCAACACCTCGGCGGGCGAGATCCAGTGGGTGCTCACGGCCTACATGCTGGTTTCGGGGGTGGTCATACCGGTCTCGGGCTACCTGGGCGACCGCTTCGGTTACAAGCGGGTGTACATCCTGGCGCTCGTGCTTTTTATGCTGGGCTCGGGGCTGGCGGGGCTGTCCTGGAACGTTAATTCCATCATCGCCGCGCGCGTCATCCAGGCCGTCGGCGGCGGGATCGTGATGCCCATCAGCATGGCCCTCCTCTACCGGATGGTGCCGATACAGAAGATCGGCGTCGCGCTGGGCACCCTGGGCCTGGCTTTCGTTATGGCTCCGGCCATAGGCCCGACGGTCGGGGGTTACATCGTTGACTACCTGGGCTGGCGGCTGGTGTTTTACCTTAACCTCCCGGTGGGGCTGATCGCCCTGCCGCTGACGGTTCTCCTGCTCCCGTCCACCCCGGGGCGGGATGGGCTGAAGTTCGACCTCCCGGGCTTCGTCCTGGCCGTCACCGGCTGCTTTTGCCTGCTCCTGGCTCTCACCAAGGGCGCGGACTGGGGCTGGGGCTCGCAGGGGATCGTGACCCTGTTCGTCACCGCCATCTTCACCCTGACGCTGTTCACCCTGTGGGAGCTGGCATCGCCCGAGCCCATGCTCGACGTGCGGCTGTTCACCAACCCGGTGCTGACGATGAGCACGCTGGCCACCGGCCTGGCCTCGGTGGCCTTGTTCGGGGCCGTTTTTCTCGTGCCGCTCTACACCCAGAACGTGCAGGGCTATTCCCCGCTGCAGACCGGGCTTATCCTGCTGCCGGCGGCTCTGGTTTCCGGCGTGATCATGCCCTTCGCCGGGCGGCTCTTCGACCGGCTGGGGGCCGCCCCCCTCGGGGTGATGGGCCTGAGCGTGGTGACGGTCACCACTTACCTGCTGCACGCCCTGACGCCGGATATGCCGGCCCGCCATCTGCAGTACATCCTGGCCGTGCGCAGCGTCGGCCTGGGCCTCTGCATGATGCCGATCTCCACGGCGGGCATGAATACTGTGCCCAAGGCGCTGGTCGGCCAGGCCTCGGCGCTGACGAACACCGTCCGCCAGATCGCGGCCTCCTTCGGCATCGCCTACATGACGCACGTCCTGGTAACGCGGCAGGCCTTTCACGCCGAGCGGCTGGCCGAGGCCGTGGCGGTAGGGACGCCGTCCGCGGCGGCGGTCCAGCAGTTGGGCGCGCTGGGCGGGGGGCCGGGGGTCGCCCTCTCGGCCGTCGACGGCCTGGTGCAGCGGCAGGCCATGGTCGCCGGCATGGGGGAGACCTTCCTGGTGGCGGCGGCCCTGGCCGCGGCGACCATCCCCTTTATCTTCTTCCTGGGCAAGCGCCGGGTGGAGGCCACGCGGTACCGCGAGGAGGAGAAGTGGAGAGCGTGGGGCGGGCGAGCGGCCGTGGGGGCCGCGCGGAGAGCCCCGGCCGTGGAAACAGGCTAG